Proteins from one Muntiacus reevesi chromosome X, mMunRee1.1, whole genome shotgun sequence genomic window:
- the LOC136153916 gene encoding uncharacterized protein CXorf49 homolog, with product MSSPDDEVSVSGAGFGSECGEQTSGLEAGSIAPRGPGPSPEPGAPRSGEGEGGNGFPDPEGFESEREVLEAGAPVLQGRERRPGSLADDQGDALQLADESVAAILQQLADLNDVLGTRRYLSQESYAVGEVSALRDLEARPRSRGGAAQRCGEAAQAEAGPLRVGGPKAGRAWGNPKKGTKSRLNVAVNCQWPPSESTAGLLSDPESSDEFSKIERMRVSIYPKDGGQAKLNSPEDPGNTPRRLHVQGRENLLNVPDSCLSSIPRGLISVVERQGRQGDAEQEDTSPPRKMQSVLWGKGGSLSSYPGVAVASAPAAATTGSLPRPTPRRKGVQEKKSLGGVSKPAVGRIFPSWGQRISATPLQPATFSPISGIPLLRRSKKEALVPWGAEESKHTRAGKKPVARRARESVAAMAVSGEDNDPNRDPFPKGQLTTDRPWSSCPWVHHGEPSSTNLIIRGTQYSGNSEPVAMNKGEVMPRGPGPSGDREPTDHPPRRKRQQQPPGRQGCPRCLVLQREIDDLKDQLASMRYLADKFQIV from the exons atgagctccccagatgatgaggTGTCTGTTTCGGGAGCGGGTTTTGGCTCAGAGTGCGGGGAGCAGACCAGCGGCCTTGAGGCCGGCTCCATAGCCCCGCGGGGACCcggccccagcccagagcctggggCACCACGAAGCGGCGAAGGTGAGGGCGGGAATGGCTTCCCAGACCCTGAGGGCTTCGAGTCAGAGCGGGAGGTGCTGGAAGCGGGAGCGCCGGTGCTGCAGGGCCGCGAACGCCGGCCTGGCTCCCTGGCCGACGACCAGGGGGacgccctgcagctggctgacgagtcagtgGCGGCCATCCTGCAGCAGCTGGCCGACCTGAACGACGTGCTGGGCACCCGCAGATACCTGTCCCAGGAGAGCTACGCGGTCGGCGAAGTGTCTGCCTTGCGGGACCTCGAGGCGCGACCCCGCAGTCGAGGCGGTGCCGCCCAGAGGTGTGGGGAGGCCGCACAGGCTGAGGCTGGCCCTCTCCGggtcggcgggcccaaggcaggccgggcctgggggaaccctaagaaaggcactaagagtaggttgaacgtggctgTGAATTGCCAGTGGCCTCCGTCAGAAAGCACAGCCGGGCTGCTGTCCGACCCCGAGTCCTCCGATGAATTCAGTAAGATAGAGCGgatgagggtgagcatttatcccaaagaCGGAGGCCAGGCCAAGCTCAACAGCCCCGAAGATCCTGGGAACACACCCAGACGCTTGCATGTCCAAGGCAGGGAGAATCTCCTTAATGTGCCAGACTCTTGCCTATCCTCGATTCCGCGAGGATTAATTTCGGTTGTGGaaaggcagggcaggcagggcgatgcagagcaggaggacaccTCTCCCCCTAGAAAAATGCAGAgcgtgctctgggggaaggggggcagccTGTCCAGCTACCCGGGAGTGGCAGTAGCATCAGCTCCTGCAGCTGCCACTACAGGCAGCCTGCCGCGGCCCACTCCTAGAaggaagggggtccaggagaagaaGTCCCTTGGGGGCGTCTCCAAACCTGCCGTGGGGAGAATCTTCCCTTCCTGGGGGCAAAGAATCTCGGCCACTCCCCTGCAACCGGCCACCTTCTCCCCAATTTCTGGCATCCCGCTGCTCcggaggtccaagaaggaggccTTGGTCCCTTGGGGAGCTGAAGAGTCCAAGCACACCCGTGCTGGGAAGAAACCCGTGGCTAGGCGGGCCCGGGAGTCGGTGGCAGCAATGGCGGTGTCGGGAGAAGACAACGATCCAAATAGAGACCCATTCCCAAAGGGCCAA CTGACCACTGACAGGCCATGGTCATCTTGTCCATGGGTGCATCATGGAGAACCCAGTAGCACCAATCTCATCATCAGAGGCACACAGtattcaggaaactcagagcccgtggccatgaacaagggagaagtcatgcccagagggcctggcccctcag gtgaccGGGAACCAACTGACCATCCCCCAAGACGgaaaaggcagcagcagccacccgGAAGGCAGGGCTGTCCTCGG tgtctggtgctacagagagaaatagacgaccttaaggatcaacttg cctccatgcggtacctggctgacaagttccagatcgtttga
- the LOC136154494 gene encoding uncharacterized protein CXorf49 homolog: MMVSVSGAGFGSECREHIRGLEAGSTAPRGPGPSPEPGTTRSGEGEGGNGFPDPEGFESERELLEARGRVLWGREGRPGSPANDQGDTLQLADESVAAILQQLADLSMLGTRRCLFQESYAVSEVSALWDLEVHPTSRDGATQRCGETAQAEAVPLVVGGLKAGRAWGNPMRGTKSSLNVAVDHQWPPLESTAGLLSNSESSDEFSEIELMRVGIYPKDGGQAKLNGPEDPGNTTRCSNVQGRENLLNVPGTCLSSAPQGLISVVERQGRQGDAEQEDTSPPKKRQSVLWGKGGSLPSYPGVTVVSVTAAAPTGSRLQPTPRRKGVQEKKSLGGVSKPAVGKTFRSWGQGISATPLEPATFPPISDIQLLGRSKKYALVPWVAQESKHTGAGKKSVARRARETVAAMAKKSVTRRARESVAAMALSGEENDPNRDPFPKGQVTSSTKLGLEWTGELVAEWF, translated from the exons ATGATGGTGTCTGTTTCGGGAGCGGGTTTCGGCTCAGAGTGCAGAGAGCACATAAGGGGCCTTGAGGCCGGCTCCACAGCCCCTCGGGGACCGGGCCCCAGCCCCGAGCCAGGGACAACGCGAAGCGGCGAGGGTGAGGGCGGGAATGGCTTCCCAGACCCTGAGGGCTTCGAGTCCGAGCGGGAACTGCTGGAAGCGAGAGGGCGGGTGCTGTGGGGCCGTGAAGGCCGGCCTGGCTCTCCTGCCAACGACCAGGGGGATACCCTGCAGCTGGCTGATGAGTCGGTGGCAGCCATCCTGCAGCAGCTGGCCGACCTAAGCATGCTGGGCACCCGCAGATGCCTGTTCCAGGAGAGCTACGCAGTCAGTGAAGTGTCTGCCTTGTGGGACCTCGAGGTGCATCCCACCAGTCGAGACGGTGCTACACAGAGGTGTGGGGAAACTGCACAGGCTGAGGCCGTCCCTCTCGTGGTCGGCGGGCTCAAggcgggccgggcctgggggaaccctATGAGAGGCACTAAGAGTAGCTTGAACGTGGCTGTGGATCACCAGTGGCCTCCCTTAGAAAGCACAGCCGGGCTGCTGTCCAACTCCGAGTCCTCTGATGAGTTCAGTGAGATAGAGCTGATGAGGGTGGGCATTTACCCCAAAGATGGAGGCCAGGCCAAGCTCAACGGCCCCGAGGATCCTGGGAACACAACCAGATGCTCGAATGTCCAAGGCAGAGAGAATCTCcttaatgtgccaggcacttgcctTTCCTCGGCTCCACAAGGATTAATTTCGGTTGTGGaaaggcagggcaggcagggcgatgcagagcaggaggacacctctccccctaagaaaaggcagagcgtgctctgggggaaggggggcagctTGCCCAGCTACCCGGGAGTGACAGTAGTATCAGTTACTGCAGCTGCCCCTACAggcagcaggctgcagcccactcctaggaggaagggggtccaggagaaAAAATCCCTTGGGGGTGTCTCCAAACCTGCCGTGGGGAAAACCTTCCGTTCCTGGGGGCAGGGAATCTCGGCCACTCCCCTGGAACCAGCCACCTTTCCTCCAATCTCCGACATCCAGCTGCTTGGTAGGTCCAAGAAGTATGCCTTGGTCCCTTGGGTAGCCCAAGAGTCCAAGCACACCGGTGCTGGGAAGAAATCCGTGGCTAGGCGGGCCCGGGAGACGGTGGCAGCAATGGCGAAGAAATCCGTGACTAGGAGGGCCCGGGAATCGGTGGCAGCAATGGCGCTGTCGGGAGAAGAAAACGACCCAAATAGAGATCCATTCCCAAAGGGCCAAGTGA cctcctccacgaAGCTGGGGCTGGAGTGGACGGGAGAGCTGGTAGCTGAATGGTTTTGA